In the genome of Mesosutterella faecium, the window CATCGGGCAAAAGGCCGTCGATGAAGTTTTTGCAGAGGCCTGCGCAGAGCCGGAAAGCGCCAGGGCGCAGGAGAAGAGGACTGCGGCGGCTGCTAATTTTCGAAACATCTTTGTGCACCTGTAGAAAGACGCGGGACGAAGTGTCCTATTGTAAGGTTTTTCCCTGAATGAAATGAGATTGCCCGTTTTTTTCGGGTGAGTCTCCGGTCTGCGCATCCCGCAATTAGGTGGTGGGCCACAAAAAAATTTGCGTTTCAGGAAAGCTCGTGTAGAATACGCTCCCGTGTTGCGGGAGTAGCTCAGTTGGTAGAGCGCAACCTTGCCAAGGTTGAGGTCGCGAGTTCGAGACTCGTCTCCCGCTCCAAAGATTTTTGGAGGGCTGTTTTCTTTAAAGAAAACAGCCTTTTTTCTATTTGGTTTTTCCGTGGTCGCGCCGGTAGAGCTCCCATTCCTCCACAGAGGAGCCGTCGGGCAGATGGCAGACGCCGTATTCTCCCCCTGAGGCGTCCTTCCTGATTTCAAGCTTTCCTCCTCGTTTTTCAACGCACCAGACCGATGCCGGGTTGGCCATTCCGATGGGGGCGGGCCCGGCGGAATTGTCGCGGTGCAGGGGCGCGCAGCCGGCGGTGCAGATGCCTGCTGCAAGGGCGACGGAGCCGGCCGCAATCAATTTGTTAATCTTATTCAAAGAGTTGTTGTTCCTAATCCTCATCCCCATATTCTTTTCTCTCCGCTAGAATAAATGTTCACCGTTTGGTCATAAACGGGTGCTATGGTAATTGCGTCAAGCTTCGTGCGTCTTGAAAAACTGATTTCAGGCGCTTCCTCTTTTTTGGTTAGGTTCAAAGAAAGATTTTATGGAAAACAAGAGCTCATCGCGTGTCGCGGCCGATAAAAATGCATCTGCTTCCCCGAAAACAGCACCCCGCAGGGCAAAGCGCACAGCCCGGGCTGCCGGAAAAGCGGCCGGCGCTAAAAAGGAGCTGCCGCTGACCTCTCCGAGTCTGTACACCAACAGGGAGCTGTCGTGGCTCTCGTTTAACCGCAGAGTGCTTGAAACGGCGCTCGAAGAGGACCGGCCTCTTTTGGACCAGGTGAAGTTTCTGAGCATTTTCTACACGAACCTTGATGAATTCTTCATGGTGCGTGTATCCAACATCTTCAAGCAGTACCAGACCGGAGCTTCCACGCTGGGACCGGACAAGATGTCGCCTGCGAAGCAGCTGGCCGAAATTCGCAAGCTCACGATGGAGCAGGTGGAGGCCGCCGCGAACCACTGGATCAACAAGCTTCAGCCCGCCCTGGCGGAGGCGGGGGTCCGCGTGGTTGAGTATTCGGATCTTGACCCCGAGCAGCAGAAGTACCTGCTCAACCGCTTCAAGAATGACATCTACCCGATTCTTACTCCCCAGGCGATCGACCCCGGGCATCCGTTCCCGAAAATTTCCAACCTCTCCATCAATTTTCTCATCGAGGTGGCTGACTCCAACGATGTGAGGCACTATGCGAGGCTGCGGGTTCCGCACAACATCCCAAGGTTTTACTTTGTGCCCCGCAATCCCTCGCAGGACGAACCGCAGGTGTCGGCCTCTTTCGATAAAAACGTCGACATCGTGCAGACCGAGAAGATCATCGGCGAGTTCCTGCCGTTGCTTTTCCCGGGCTACAAGGTGACGGCAAAGGGGATGTTCCGCATCACGCGCAACACCGATGTGGAAATTGAGGAGGACGAGGCCGACGATCTTCTCGAGGCGGTCCGCGATTCTGTGCTCCGCCGCCGGTTCGGGGGTGTCGTCCGCCTTGAAACCGAGTACAGAATTCCCGCGAAGCTCACGTCGTTCCTTGTGAGCAAGCTGCACCTTCAGCCCTCTCAGATTTACACTGTGAAGGGCC includes:
- a CDS encoding DUF333 domain-containing protein — encoded protein: MNKINKLIAAGSVALAAGICTAGCAPLHRDNSAGPAPIGMANPASVWCVEKRGGKLEIRKDASGGEYGVCHLPDGSSVEEWELYRRDHGKTK